From the Ananas comosus cultivar F153 unplaced genomic scaffold, ASM154086v1, whole genome shotgun sequence genome, one window contains:
- the LOC109704974 gene encoding uncharacterized protein LOC109704974: LWKPQSKSPIRSSSNGIAPNCEKPKLRKCTSLKVASSFTRVCLCAPISSYNEVFHADVPPRRSYSYPRSKSFVAPTERVLSTSTRSSVENRRIFRGKSLRDDILMRRFVVEEEAMMQLRIRRNQIEFIRKRNVMRRKKLGPSPLSKMVLSEEGEEDDDDEEEKEKEKEEKK; the protein is encoded by the coding sequence CTATGGAAGCCACAAAGCAAGTCTCCCATAAGATCTTCTTCTAACGGAATTGCACCGAATTGCGAAAAACCGAAGCTGAGGAAGTGCACTTCCCTAAAGGTGGCGTCATCGTTCACTCGCGTATGTCTCTGCGCCCCAATCTCCTCCTACAATGAGGTTTTCCATGCCGACGTCCCCCCTCGAAGAAGTTACAGCTATCCGAGGTCGAAATCCTTCGTGGCGCCCACAGAGAGAGTCCTGAGTACGAGCACGAGAAGTTCGGTGGAAAACCGGAGAATCTTTCGCGGGAAATCGTTGAGGGATGATATACTAATGAGGAGGTTTGTGGTGGAAGAAGAGGCAATGATGCAATTGAGAATTAGGAGGAACCAAATTGAGTTTATTAGGAAGAGGAATGTTATGCGAAGGAAAAAACTTGGTCCTAGTCCTCTTAGCAAAATGGTATTGTCCGAAGAAggcgaagaagatgatgatgatgaagaagaaaaggaaaaagaaaaagaagagaaaaagtag